One genomic segment of Desmodus rotundus isolate HL8 chromosome 5, HLdesRot8A.1, whole genome shotgun sequence includes these proteins:
- the LOC112319942 gene encoding olfactory receptor 5M5, which translates to MRTGMSLCFLDLDLLRSQANPMSKNSTVVTEFILLGLTDRAELQPVLFVVFLAIYLTTVVGNVSMILLIRSDSRLHTPMYFFLSHLSFLDLCYATNVTPQMLVSFLSKRKTISVIGCFIQFHFFIALAITEYYMLTAMAYDRYMAICKPLLYGSKMSRRVCISLVVISYTYGFANGLVQTILMLRLSFCGPNEINHFYCADPPLLVLACSDTYVKEMAMFVVAGSNLTCSLTMILVSYIFIFTAILRIRSAEGRRKAFSTCGSHLTAVTVFYGTLFCMHLRPPSETSVEQGKIVAVFYIFVSPMLNPLIYSLRNKDVKEAFKKVIQKKLFAK; encoded by the coding sequence ATGAGGACAGGCATGAGTCTCTGTTTCCTTGATTTAGACCTCCTCCGAAGCCAAGCAAACCCAATGTCGAAGAACTCCACAGTGGTGACCGAGTTCATTCTCCTGGGCCTGACAGACAGAGCAGAGCTGCAGCCTGTCCTTTTTGTGGTGTTCCTGGCCATCTACCTGACCACAGTGGTTGGCAATGTGAGCATGATCCTGTTAATCAGGAGTGACTCGAGACTTCACACTCcaatgtacttcttcctcagccACCTCTCCTTCCTAGACCTCTGCTATGCCACCAATGTCACTCCTCAGATGCTGGTCAGTTTCTTATCCAAGAGAAAAACCATTTCTGTCATTGGTTGCTTTATACAAttccattttttcattgccttggCGATCACAGAATATTATATGCTCACAGCGATGGCTTATGACCGCTACATGGCCATCTGCAAACCCTTGTTATATGGTAGCAAAATGTCCAGAAGGGTCTGCATCTCCCTCGTTGTGATTTCTTACACTTATGGCTTTGCAAACGGTCTGGTCCAGACCATCCTGATGCTTCGTCTGTCCTTCTGTGGACCCAATGAAATCAACCACTTTTACTGTGCGGACCCACCTCTGTTAGTCCTTGCCTGCTCAGACACTTACGTCAAAGAAATGGCCATGTTCGTGGTGGCTGGTTCCAACCTCACCTGCTCTCTCACCATGATTCTCGTctcctacattttcattttcacagccATTTTGCGTATTCGCTCTGCTGAGGGGAGGCGCAAGGCTTTCTCCACCTGCGGGTCCCACCTGACAGCTGTTACTGTCTTTTATGGGACGCTGTTCTGCATGCATCTGAGGCCCCCTTCGGAGACATCTGTGGAGCAGGGTAAAATTGTAGCTGTGTTTTATATCTTTGTGAGTCCTATGTTAAATCCTTTGATCTATAGTCTGAGGAACAAAGATGTTAAAGAAGCATTCAAAAAAGTTATCCAAAAGAAATTGTTTGCTAAGTAA